The following are encoded in a window of Acidobacteriota bacterium genomic DNA:
- a CDS encoding nucleoside-diphosphate kinase (catalyzes the formation of nucleoside triphosphate from ATP and nucleoside diphosphate), giving the protein MERTLAIIKPDAFSARHAGRIIQRIEESGFQIRAIKRLHLTRTQAAGFYAVHRERPFFAGLTDF; this is encoded by the coding sequence ACTCGCCATCATCAAACCTGACGCCTTCAGCGCCCGTCACGCCGGGCGGATCATCCAGCGCATCGAGGAGTCGGGCTTCCAGATCCGTGCCATCAAGCGGTTGCACCTCACGAGGACGCAGGCTGCAGGGTTCTACGCGGTGCACCGCGAGCGCCCCTTTTTTGCCGGGTTGACCGACTTC